The sequence below is a genomic window from Bacteroidales bacterium MB20-C3-3.
CCGGGGGATTTATCTATCACAAAAGTTAACGGAGAAAACAGAGACAAAGGGTTGATGAGGCTTGGGTTTATGTCTGCTTTTGCTATTGCCATTCACAATTTCCCTGAGGGAATTGCCACTTTTGTCAGTGCAATGAATGATCCTGCTCTTGGTGCAACAATAGCAGTTGCAATTGGTATTCACAATATCCCTGAAGGAATTGCAGTTGCTATTCCAATATACTACGCAACAAAAAGCAGGAAAAAGGCTTTTTGGAACTCTCTTCTTTCAGGATTGGCTGAGCCACTTGGTGCTGTTTTTGGCTATTTTATGCTCTCATATTTTTTCCACGAATCATTTATGGGGGTAATTTTAGCAGGAGTTGCAGGTATCATGGTGTACATTTCACTTGACGAACTTCTGCCTACTGCAGAGAAATACGGAGAACACCATCCTGCTATTATTGGTGTAATTGCCGGTATGGCTGTTATGGGTCTAAGCCTGCTTATAATGTAACGGCACCGTAAAT
It includes:
- the zupT gene encoding zinc transporter ZupT gives rise to the protein MEGNYITAFALTLFAGLSTAIGSGIVLLYKKFSPRFLAASLGFSAGVMIFISLVELFPDAQKQLGTLYGEKPGNFYALIAFFGGIALIAIIDYLVPSYENPHEPGDLSITKVNGENRDKGLMRLGFMSAFAIAIHNFPEGIATFVSAMNDPALGATIAVAIGIHNIPEGIAVAIPIYYATKSRKKAFWNSLLSGLAEPLGAVFGYFMLSYFFHESFMGVILAGVAGIMVYISLDELLPTAEKYGEHHPAIIGVIAGMAVMGLSLLIM